The Streptococcus sp. 29896 genome includes a region encoding these proteins:
- the ftsZ gene encoding cell division protein FtsZ has translation MTLSFEAAARHGAVIKVIGVGGGGGNAINRMIEEGLAGVEFIAANTDVQALSSSKAETVIQLGPKLTRGLGAGGQPEVGRKAAEESEEALTSVLTGADMVFITAGMGGGSGTGAAPVIARIAKNLGALTVAVVTRPFGFEGNKRGAFAVEGIESLREYVDTLLIISNNNLLEIVDKKTPLLEALSEADNVLRQGVQGITDLITNPGLINLDFADVKTVMENKGNALMGIGIGTGEDRVIEAARKAIYSPLLETTIDGANDVIVNVTGGYDMTLTEAEEASEIVHQAAGQGVNIWLGTSIDDTMKDEIRVTVVATGVRQDAVERVTRPSRPEVVTASRPTQRFDYATPQAPTPQAAPQRVESAASTAFGEWDLRRENLLRPTEVESSKLSVEKFKADDVEDELDTPPFFRNR, from the coding sequence ATGACATTATCATTTGAAGCAGCTGCCCGTCACGGAGCTGTCATTAAAGTAATTGGTGTTGGTGGTGGTGGCGGTAATGCCATCAACCGCATGATTGAAGAAGGTCTTGCTGGTGTTGAATTTATCGCAGCAAATACAGATGTTCAAGCCTTGAGCAGCTCAAAAGCAGAAACTGTAATCCAGTTGGGTCCAAAATTGACGCGTGGTTTGGGTGCTGGAGGTCAACCTGAAGTTGGTCGTAAGGCAGCTGAAGAAAGTGAAGAGGCATTGACTAGTGTCTTGACAGGCGCGGATATGGTTTTCATCACTGCTGGTATGGGCGGTGGCTCAGGTACTGGTGCTGCCCCAGTTATCGCACGCATTGCGAAAAACTTGGGTGCCTTGACAGTCGCAGTTGTTACTCGTCCATTTGGTTTTGAAGGAAACAAACGTGGTGCCTTTGCGGTTGAAGGTATTGAATCTCTGCGTGAATACGTTGACACATTGTTGATCATTTCAAACAACAACTTATTGGAAATTGTTGACAAGAAAACGCCTCTTTTGGAAGCTTTGAGTGAGGCAGATAACGTTCTTCGTCAAGGTGTACAAGGTATCACTGATTTGATTACCAACCCAGGCCTCATTAACTTGGACTTTGCAGACGTTAAGACTGTTATGGAGAACAAAGGCAATGCGCTTATGGGTATCGGTATCGGTACAGGTGAAGATCGTGTCATCGAAGCGGCTCGCAAGGCCATCTACTCACCATTGTTGGAAACAACAATTGATGGTGCAAACGATGTGATTGTCAACGTAACGGGTGGTTATGATATGACCTTGACGGAAGCAGAAGAAGCTTCAGAAATTGTGCATCAAGCAGCTGGCCAAGGTGTGAATATTTGGTTGGGTACATCGATTGATGATACAATGAAAGACGAAATTCGTGTGACAGTTGTTGCAACAGGTGTTCGTCAAGATGCAGTTGAGCGTGTAACTCGACCAAGCCGTCCAGAAGTCGTGACAGCGAGCCGTCCTACTCAACGCTTTGACTATGCAACGCCTCAGGCTCCAACGCCTCAAGCCGCTCCACAGCGTGTGGAATCGGCGGCAAGCACAGCTTTTGGTGAATGGGATTTGAGAAGAGAAAATCTTCTTCGCCCAACGGAAGTAGAGTCTTCTAAATTGTCTGTTGAAAAATTCAAAGCAGACGATGTAGAGGATGAATTGGACACACCACCATTCTTCCGTAACCGTTAA
- a CDS encoding cell division protein FtsQ/DivIB produces MKDREEQLVREEQEHMLFEEEVQTESVDQASEAVEHSESTEADDGADWSDEAEEKIEDEDERQEEASQFLKSWREKHEAYLASQAQSLQVVREEVEKDPDQGQSKKRSSFFKREKKLKEDQVSIPRKAWAKAVPIYLVAVSVVLLAAYFISPWSKQKQLKVTGQNLLTAEMVRQYSLISDQDYSLTTLLHKDAYAANVKKSSNLVKTASISYQFPNQFTIAIEEYKEVGYIKQNDAYYSVLSSGKIAEIETAEENLGVDYTLMNLTDKEMIKELALQLDQIDQKILTNIQQVDLTPTTATADLLTLTMYDGNKILIPLSQIDTKLSYYLTIAPQLSVASVVDMEVGVFSYALSQ; encoded by the coding sequence ATGAAGGATAGAGAAGAGCAGTTGGTAAGAGAAGAGCAAGAACATATGCTTTTTGAAGAAGAGGTGCAAACAGAGTCAGTTGATCAAGCATCTGAAGCAGTTGAACATTCTGAAAGTACAGAGGCTGATGATGGAGCTGATTGGTCTGATGAGGCTGAAGAAAAGATAGAGGATGAGGACGAGCGCCAGGAGGAAGCTAGTCAATTTCTTAAGTCGTGGCGGGAAAAGCATGAAGCCTATTTGGCCAGCCAGGCTCAATCGTTGCAAGTAGTTAGAGAAGAAGTGGAAAAGGATCCTGACCAAGGTCAGAGTAAAAAAAGGTCTTCGTTTTTTAAGAGAGAAAAAAAGCTTAAAGAAGACCAAGTAAGTATTCCTAGAAAAGCGTGGGCAAAAGCCGTTCCGATCTACTTGGTAGCTGTTAGTGTGGTATTGTTAGCGGCCTATTTTATCAGTCCTTGGAGTAAGCAAAAGCAGCTAAAAGTGACAGGTCAAAACTTGCTGACGGCAGAAATGGTCAGGCAGTATAGTTTGATTTCAGACCAAGACTATAGTTTGACAACCCTTTTGCATAAAGATGCTTATGCAGCCAATGTGAAAAAATCCAGTAACCTTGTCAAAACGGCAAGCATTTCTTACCAATTTCCCAACCAGTTCACGATTGCTATTGAAGAATACAAGGAAGTTGGCTATATCAAGCAAAACGATGCTTACTATTCGGTCCTTTCAAGCGGAAAAATTGCGGAAATTGAAACTGCAGAAGAAAACCTAGGGGTAGATTATACCTTGATGAATTTGACGGATAAAGAAATGATTAAGGAACTTGCTTTACAATTGGATCAGATTGACCAGAAAATCTTGACCAATATCCAGCAAGTTGATTTGACTCCGACGACTGCCACAGCGGATTTGCTAACATTGACCATGTATGATGGCAACAAAATTCTCATACCACTTTCACAAATTGATACGAAATTGTCTTATTATTTGACCATCGCACCGCAACTGTCAGTAGCAAGTGTGGTCGATATGGAAGTGGGAGTCTTTAGCTATGCTCTTAGTCAGTAA
- the ftsA gene encoding cell division protein FtsA produces MARNGFFTGLDIGTSSVKVLVAEYIDNEMNVIGVSNVKSAGVKDGIIINIEVAAGAIKKALAQAEEKAGIRIDRVNVGLPANLLQIEPTQGMIPVTTDSQEITDADVENVVKSALTKSMTPEREVISFVPEEFVVDGFTGIKDPRGMMGIRLEMRGLLYTGPRTILHNLRKTVERAGVQVENVVISPLALTRSVLNEGEREFGATVIDLGGGQTTVAVMRGQELQYTNIYQEGGDYITKDISKVLTTSQSIAENLKYNYGIAYPQEATEKEKFSVEVIGESTPVEVTERYLSEVIAARLRQIFTKVKQDLERTRALELPGGVVLVGGGAILPGITELAQEVLGANTKLYIPNQIGIRNPAFAHVISIVEYVGAASDVEKIAQRAVNGEASLRQRPVEVPIDLPVHRPTPVSVPNDLVSELHSDTADNDYNDFAVEEHQEDDNRVKISDRIRGLFGSMFE; encoded by the coding sequence ATGGCTAGAAATGGCTTTTTTACGGGATTAGATATCGGTACAAGCTCCGTTAAAGTCTTGGTTGCAGAGTATATTGATAATGAAATGAATGTCATCGGCGTCAGCAATGTGAAAAGTGCAGGCGTTAAGGATGGAATAATTATTAACATTGAGGTGGCGGCAGGCGCTATCAAGAAAGCCTTGGCACAGGCTGAAGAAAAAGCAGGAATTCGCATTGACCGTGTCAATGTTGGTCTTCCAGCTAATCTTTTGCAGATTGAGCCAACTCAGGGTATGATTCCAGTAACAACTGATTCCCAAGAGATTACAGATGCGGATGTCGAAAACGTTGTGAAATCTGCCTTGACTAAGAGCATGACTCCAGAACGCGAAGTGATTTCCTTCGTTCCAGAAGAATTTGTAGTGGATGGTTTCACTGGCATTAAAGATCCTCGTGGTATGATGGGAATCCGTTTGGAAATGCGTGGCTTGCTCTATACAGGTCCTCGAACTATCTTGCACAATCTTCGTAAGACGGTTGAACGTGCAGGAGTTCAAGTGGAAAATGTTGTGATTTCACCATTGGCCTTGACTCGTTCTGTCTTGAACGAAGGGGAACGTGAATTTGGTGCAACAGTTATCGACTTGGGTGGTGGTCAAACCACAGTCGCTGTAATGCGTGGGCAAGAGTTGCAATACACCAATATCTATCAAGAAGGTGGAGACTACATCACCAAAGATATTTCAAAAGTTTTGACAACTTCTCAAAGTATTGCAGAAAACTTGAAGTACAACTACGGTATCGCTTATCCGCAAGAAGCAACTGAAAAAGAGAAATTCTCAGTTGAAGTAATCGGTGAAAGCACTCCAGTTGAAGTAACCGAACGATACCTTTCAGAAGTCATCGCAGCTCGTCTTCGTCAAATCTTCACGAAAGTGAAACAAGATTTGGAGCGGACACGTGCCTTGGAATTACCAGGAGGCGTTGTTCTCGTTGGTGGTGGTGCGATTCTTCCAGGAATTACAGAGTTGGCTCAAGAGGTGCTCGGTGCCAATACCAAACTCTATATTCCAAACCAAATTGGTATCCGCAATCCAGCCTTTGCTCATGTGATTAGCATTGTTGAGTACGTTGGAGCAGCTAGCGATGTTGAGAAGATTGCTCAGCGTGCGGTAAATGGGGAAGCAAGTCTTCGTCAGCGTCCAGTGGAAGTTCCAATCGATCTTCCAGTACATCGCCCAACTCCAGTTTCTGTACCAAATGACTTGGTGTCTGAACTGCATTCTGATACAGCAGACAATGACTACAATGACTTTGCTGTTGAAGAGCATCAGGAAGATGACAATCGCGTAAAAATCTCGGATCGTATCCGTGGCTTGTTTGGAAGCATGTTTGAATAA
- a CDS encoding UDP-N-acetylglucosamine--N-acetylmuramyl-(pentapeptide) pyrophosphoryl-undecaprenol N-acetylglucosamine transferase, producing MKKIIFTGGGTVGHVTLNLLLIPKFLEDGWQVHYIGDAAGIEYQQIIKSGLDIQFHPIATGKLRRYFSWQNALDIFKVGWGILQSLFVMAKVRPQALFSKGGFVSVPPVIAARALGIPVFIHESDLSMGLANKIAYKFATTMYSTFEQTAGLEKVVHVGAVTKVAQSNKVTPIQLPDILRHFDEEKPVLLLIGGSGGAKVFNDFISSEKKALTQLYNIINITGHSDLNELSDNLYRVDYVTDLYFPLLAQADLVVTRGGSNTLFELVAGQKLHAIVPLGKQASRGDQLENAAYFEEKGYAKQWSEEDLTMERFPGLVEEIFQQKDHYLKNMEESTDIQSLEAFYERLKSDIGRRSRNEG from the coding sequence ATGAAGAAAATCATCTTTACAGGAGGAGGAACAGTTGGCCATGTGACCCTTAATCTCCTCCTGATTCCAAAATTTTTAGAAGATGGCTGGCAGGTACATTATATTGGTGATGCGGCAGGGATCGAATACCAGCAAATCATCAAATCGGGTTTGGATATCCAGTTCCATCCGATTGCAACCGGGAAGCTCCGTCGGTATTTTTCATGGCAAAATGCCCTGGATATTTTTAAGGTTGGATGGGGTATCCTCCAATCTCTCTTTGTGATGGCAAAAGTTCGTCCGCAAGCTCTCTTCTCTAAAGGCGGCTTTGTCTCTGTTCCACCTGTCATTGCAGCGCGTGCATTGGGGATTCCTGTTTTTATTCACGAATCGGATTTGAGCATGGGCTTGGCCAATAAGATTGCCTATAAATTTGCAACGACCATGTATTCTACTTTTGAGCAAACTGCTGGTCTTGAAAAGGTTGTCCATGTTGGGGCTGTTACAAAGGTTGCTCAGTCAAACAAGGTGACACCAATCCAGTTGCCAGATATCTTGCGTCATTTTGATGAAGAAAAACCTGTTCTGCTATTAATCGGTGGGTCAGGTGGTGCCAAGGTCTTTAATGACTTTATCAGTTCAGAAAAGAAAGCCTTGACGCAACTCTATAATATTATCAACATTACTGGTCATTCGGACTTGAATGAACTGTCCGATAATCTATATAGGGTTGACTATGTGACAGACCTCTATTTTCCCTTGTTGGCTCAAGCTGATTTGGTGGTGACAAGAGGTGGTTCCAATACCCTCTTTGAATTGGTTGCGGGGCAAAAACTGCATGCCATTGTTCCTCTAGGAAAACAAGCTAGTCGGGGTGACCAGTTGGAAAATGCAGCCTATTTTGAAGAAAAAGGTTATGCCAAACAATGGTCAGAAGAAGACTTGACCATGGAACGTTTTCCAGGCTTGGTAGAGGAAATTTTCCAACAAAAAGATCACTACCTGAAAAATATGGAAGAGTCAACCGACATTCAATCCTTGGAGGCCTTTTATGAGCGCTTGAAATCAGATATCGGAAGAAGGTCAAGGAATGAAGGATAG